From the Theobroma cacao cultivar B97-61/B2 chromosome 2, Criollo_cocoa_genome_V2, whole genome shotgun sequence genome, one window contains:
- the LOC18609659 gene encoding protein WVD2-like 7 isoform X2 — translation MGESACLVRPFSNPADISLEAKEGDPILALTESVSFGRFMSESLAWEKWSTFSHNRYLEEVEKFSKPGSVAQKKAFFEAHYKRRAAMRAAALLEQANTVSNDVSQTGTINAASMDSSLNTDSANANASVAMDEQQEKDVSDAEVAHTTDVDADNLNVGRENMDVANWERGQAVMDQDVNMENNTHVGNSNALENVDNTHVDHGMILSTPDKKMPLKECTDQENSTSSSKKWRTNSLSKSSTPCRASKLPLHPSKRVAFVDKSTGNSIDKKKTIPNSLHISINFASGASKTSKTSLRMPKDSSTPLQTPTRALRKAADQENLAPSSEKSNFASKLSNHGGVSKQATSRIGYNHGLISRKSAVDSDEQKRIVQKSLRMSMNFTPHASGTNKTSLKISRDNSTPLQTPTRASVNGCSRNPSKDLQLQDKRTRAVLNKSVSGGVTGDGRWPSLSNCSKSSSASGTSTRSTITSSPFTFRSEERAAKRKEFFKKLEDKMNSKEAEKSQMQTRSKIVSTWSQSPKFGRKPYPSTAQDTNSSTAQDTNSRPPRRPSINTESSKRLLMKNNRIACSVTALPKNRHENASPNIQHSVGKESISYRHDRGGSIAGGCSH, via the exons ATGGGTGAATCCGCTTGTCTTGTAAGACCGTTTTCTAATCCTGCAGATATTTCTCTTGAAGCTAAAGAG GGTGATCCGATTCTTGCTCTGACAGAATCAGTATCTTTCGGTAGATTTATGTCAGAATCGCTGGCGTGGGAGAAATGGTCAACCTTCTCTCACAATCGTTACTTGGAAGAAGTCGAAAAGTTTTCAAAGCCAGGTTCTGTTGCTCAGAAGAAAGCTTTTTTTGAAGCTCATTACAAGAGAAGAGCTGCAATGAGAGCAGCGGCCCTGCTGGAGCAAGCAAATACTGTTTCCAATGATGTCTCTCAAACGGGAACTATCAATGCAGCTTCGATGGACTCTTCCTTAAATACAGATTCAGCTAATGCAAATGCCTCTGTGGCTATGGATGAACAACAGGAGAAAGATGTTTCTGATGCTGAGGTAGCTCACACTACTGATGTAGATGCAGACAATCTTAATGTGGGAAGAGAAAATATGGATGTTGCTAACTGGGAAAGAGGTCAAGCAGTAATGGACCAAGATGTGAATATGGAGAACAACACCCATGTTGGAAATTCAAATGCTCTTGAAAATGTTGACAATACCCATGTTGACCATGGCATGATTTTGTCAACCCCAGACAAGAAGATGCCCCTTAAg GAATGTACTGATCAGGAGAACTCAACTTCATCAAGCAAGAAATGGCGAACAAATTCTTTGTCGAAGTCATCAACTCCCTGCAGAGCCTCCAAACTTCCGTTACATCCTTCCAAACGAGTGGCTTTTGTTGATAAATCCACCGGAAACTCCATTGACAAGAAGAAAACAATTCCAAACTCACTCCACATATCAATCAATTTTGCTTCTGGGGCCAGTAAAACTAGTAAAACATCACTCAGAATGCCAAAAGATAGTTCAACTCCTTTACAAACCCCAACCAGGGCATTGAGGAAAGCTGCTGATCAAGAGAATCTAGCTCCATCAagtgaaaaatcaaatttcgCATCAAAGTTATCCAATCATGGTGGAGTATCCAAACAAGCAACTTCAAGAATTGGGTATAACCATGGTCTTATTAGTAGGAAGTCTGCGGTAGACTCAGATGAGCAAAAGAGAATAGTTCAAAAATCCCTTCGCATGTCAATGAATTTCACTCCTCATGCTAGTGGAACCAATAAAACATCACTCAAGATATCAAGGGACAATTCGACTCCACTACAAACTCCAACCAGG GCATCTGTTAATGGGTGTTCAAGGAATCCTTCAAAAGATCTTCAGTTACAAGATAAAAG GACTAGAGCAGTACTCAATAAGTCAGTTTCAGGAGGGGTAACAGGAGATGGGAGATGGCCCTCCCTCTCCAA CTGCTCCAAATCTTCAAGTGCAAGTGGAACTAGTACGCGATCAACTATCACTTCCTCTCCATTTACTTTCAGAAGTGAAGAAAGGGCAGCAAAACGGAAAGAG TTCTTTAAGAAGCTAGAAGATAAAATGAATTCAAAGGAGGCAGAAAAATCACAAATGCAAACACGATCAAAG ATTGTTTCGACTTGGTCTCAATCACCAAAATTTGGAAGGAAGCCATATCCCAGTACAGCGCAGGATACAAACTCCAGTACAGCGCAGGATACAAACTCCAGACCTCCAAGGAGGCCTTCCATCAATACTGAAAGCTCCAAGCgattattaatgaaaaataacagGATAGCTTGTTCCGTGACCGCATTGCCAAAGAACAGGCATGAAAATGCTTCCCCAAATATCCAGCATTCAGTCGGCAAAGAGAGTATTTCATACAGGCATGATCGTGGAGGATCTATTGCTGGTGGATGCAGCCACTGA
- the LOC108660713 gene encoding uncharacterized protein LOC108660713 — translation MAEDNINNGNNAINMVPEANRALRDYVIPLLQGLHQSIMRPSINANNFEIKSAYIQMIQYSVQFSGLPTDDPNAHLINFLEIYDTFKYNGVTNDAIRLRLFPFSLRDKPVKTAKLRNDITSFTQFDGESLYEAWERFKKLLRRCPHHGIPNWLQVQTFYNGLVGSIKTTIDAAAGGALMSKNVADAYNLLEEMASNNYQWPSERLGSRKAVGAYEIDAIGNLAAQVAALSKKIDTLGVYVVQNSCVVGENYGDGHSSDQCSYDSASVQFVGNFNKQQNNPYSNTYNPGWRNHPNFSWNNNTGPSNSNPNVPPGFQQQSRPPIPEKKSQVEELILQYMSKTDPIIQSYGASLRNLETQMGQLANSINSRPQGALPSDIEVNPKGKEPCNAVTLRSGKEVGRVNEKSIESSKEHIDDDKAIVEKEVKEEKTDNGQAKNQGNFEANYPPPPFS, via the exons atgGCCGAGGATAACATTAATAATGGCAATAATGCCATTAATATGGTTCCCGAAGCAAATAGAGCATTGCGAGATTATGTTATTCCTCTGTTGCAAGGTTTACACCAAAGCATTATGAGACCTTCCATCAATGCGAATAATTTCGAAATTAAATCAGCTTACATTCAAATGATCCAGTATTCAGTCCAATTTAGTGGGTTACCCACCGATGATCCTAATGCTCATTTGATAAATTTCTTGGAGATTTATGATACCTTTAAATACAATGGTGTAACTAACGATGCTATTAGATTGAGACTGTTTCCATTCTCTCTGCGAGATAAA CCTGTAAAGACTGCAAAGTTGAGGAACGATATCACCTCATTCACACAATTTGATGGTGAGTCCTTGTATGAAGCTTGGGAGAGATTTAAAAAACTATTGCGAAGATGTCCACATCATGGGATTCCTAATTGGTTGCAAGTTCAAACATTCTATAATGGGTTGGTTGGGTCAATTAAAACCACAATTGATGCTGCTGCTGGAGGGGCATTGATGAGTAAGAATGTTGCAGATGCTtataatttgttggaagagatggcttcaaataattatcaatggcctTCAGAAAGGTTGGGTTCGAGAAAAGCTGTTGGAGCCTATGAAATTGATGCAATTGGCAACTTAGCTGCGCAAGTGGCTGCATTATCCAAGAAAATTGACACATTGGGAGTCTATGTAGTTCAAAATTCATGTGTAGTTGGTGAAAATTATGGAGATGGCCATTCAAGTGATCAATGTTCATACGATTCTGCATCAGTCCAATTTGTGGGGAACTTCAACAAGCAGCAGAATAACCCATACTCTAATACATACAATCCTGGTTGGAGAAACCACCCAAACTTTTCATGGAACAACAATACAGGGCCTTCCAATTCAAACCCCAACGTGCCTCCTGGTTTTCAACAACAATCTAGACCACCAATTCCTGAAAAGAAGTCCCAAGTGGAAGAACTTATCTTGCAATATATGTCGAAAACTGATCCCATAATTCAGAGCTATGGAGCCTCCttgagaaatcttgagacCCAAATGGGACAACTTGCAAACTCCATCAACAGTAGACCCCAAGGTGCCTTACCAAGTGATATAGAAGTCAATCCTAAAGGTAAGGAACCTTGTAATGCAGTTACACTTAGGAGTGGAAAAGAAGTCGGAAGGGTGaatgaaaaatcaattgaatctTCAAAGGAGCATATAGATGATGACAAGGCAATTGTTGAGAAAGAAGTTAAAGAGGAAAAGACAGATAATGGGcaagctaaaaatcaagggaATTTTGAAGCAAATTATCCTCCACCACCATTCTCATAA
- the LOC18609659 gene encoding protein WVD2-like 7 isoform X1, with translation MGESACLVRPFSNPADISLEAKEGDPILALTESVSFGRFMSESLAWEKWSTFSHNRYLEEVEKFSKPGSVAQKKAFFEAHYKRRAAMRAAALLEQANTVSNDVSQTGTINAASMDSSLNTDSANANASVAMDEQQEKDVSDAEVAHTTDVDADNLNVGRENMDVANWERGQAVMDQDVNMENNTHVGNSNALENVDNTHVDHGMILSTPDKKMPLKECTDQENSTSSSKKWRTNSLSKSSTPCRASKLPLHPSKRVAFVDKSTGNSIDKKKTIPNSLHISINFASGASKTSKTSLRMPKDSSTPLQTPTRALRKAADQENLAPSSEKSNFASKLSNHGGVSKQATSRIGYNHGLISRKSAVDSDEQKRIVQKSLRMSMNFTPHASGTNKTSLKISRDNSTPLQTPTRASVNGCSRNPSKDLQLQDKRTRAVLNKSVSGGVTGDGRWPSLSNCSKSSSASGTSTRSTITSSPFTFRSEERAAKRKEFFKKLEDKMNSKEAEKSQMQTRSKDKAKNDLNKLRQSTDVKARLNEDLYHGSQSSCNHVKKIVSTWSQSPKFGRKPYPSTAQDTNSSTAQDTNSRPPRRPSINTESSKRLLMKNNRIACSVTALPKNRHENASPNIQHSVGKESISYRHDRGGSIAGGCSH, from the exons ATGGGTGAATCCGCTTGTCTTGTAAGACCGTTTTCTAATCCTGCAGATATTTCTCTTGAAGCTAAAGAG GGTGATCCGATTCTTGCTCTGACAGAATCAGTATCTTTCGGTAGATTTATGTCAGAATCGCTGGCGTGGGAGAAATGGTCAACCTTCTCTCACAATCGTTACTTGGAAGAAGTCGAAAAGTTTTCAAAGCCAGGTTCTGTTGCTCAGAAGAAAGCTTTTTTTGAAGCTCATTACAAGAGAAGAGCTGCAATGAGAGCAGCGGCCCTGCTGGAGCAAGCAAATACTGTTTCCAATGATGTCTCTCAAACGGGAACTATCAATGCAGCTTCGATGGACTCTTCCTTAAATACAGATTCAGCTAATGCAAATGCCTCTGTGGCTATGGATGAACAACAGGAGAAAGATGTTTCTGATGCTGAGGTAGCTCACACTACTGATGTAGATGCAGACAATCTTAATGTGGGAAGAGAAAATATGGATGTTGCTAACTGGGAAAGAGGTCAAGCAGTAATGGACCAAGATGTGAATATGGAGAACAACACCCATGTTGGAAATTCAAATGCTCTTGAAAATGTTGACAATACCCATGTTGACCATGGCATGATTTTGTCAACCCCAGACAAGAAGATGCCCCTTAAg GAATGTACTGATCAGGAGAACTCAACTTCATCAAGCAAGAAATGGCGAACAAATTCTTTGTCGAAGTCATCAACTCCCTGCAGAGCCTCCAAACTTCCGTTACATCCTTCCAAACGAGTGGCTTTTGTTGATAAATCCACCGGAAACTCCATTGACAAGAAGAAAACAATTCCAAACTCACTCCACATATCAATCAATTTTGCTTCTGGGGCCAGTAAAACTAGTAAAACATCACTCAGAATGCCAAAAGATAGTTCAACTCCTTTACAAACCCCAACCAGGGCATTGAGGAAAGCTGCTGATCAAGAGAATCTAGCTCCATCAagtgaaaaatcaaatttcgCATCAAAGTTATCCAATCATGGTGGAGTATCCAAACAAGCAACTTCAAGAATTGGGTATAACCATGGTCTTATTAGTAGGAAGTCTGCGGTAGACTCAGATGAGCAAAAGAGAATAGTTCAAAAATCCCTTCGCATGTCAATGAATTTCACTCCTCATGCTAGTGGAACCAATAAAACATCACTCAAGATATCAAGGGACAATTCGACTCCACTACAAACTCCAACCAGG GCATCTGTTAATGGGTGTTCAAGGAATCCTTCAAAAGATCTTCAGTTACAAGATAAAAG GACTAGAGCAGTACTCAATAAGTCAGTTTCAGGAGGGGTAACAGGAGATGGGAGATGGCCCTCCCTCTCCAA CTGCTCCAAATCTTCAAGTGCAAGTGGAACTAGTACGCGATCAACTATCACTTCCTCTCCATTTACTTTCAGAAGTGAAGAAAGGGCAGCAAAACGGAAAGAG TTCTTTAAGAAGCTAGAAGATAAAATGAATTCAAAGGAGGCAGAAAAATCACAAATGCAAACACGATCAAAG GACAAAGCAAAGAATGACCTTAATAAACTCAGGCAGAGCACTGATGTTAAAGCCAGACTAAATGAAGATTTATACCATGGATCACAGTCTTCATGCAATCACGTTAAGAAG ATTGTTTCGACTTGGTCTCAATCACCAAAATTTGGAAGGAAGCCATATCCCAGTACAGCGCAGGATACAAACTCCAGTACAGCGCAGGATACAAACTCCAGACCTCCAAGGAGGCCTTCCATCAATACTGAAAGCTCCAAGCgattattaatgaaaaataacagGATAGCTTGTTCCGTGACCGCATTGCCAAAGAACAGGCATGAAAATGCTTCCCCAAATATCCAGCATTCAGTCGGCAAAGAGAGTATTTCATACAGGCATGATCGTGGAGGATCTATTGCTGGTGGATGCAGCCACTGA
- the LOC18609656 gene encoding E3 ubiquitin-protein ligase RNF8-A, with amino-acid sequence MLQKQPNKSSFQESLKALEADIQHANSLAAALPRDYGGNCYQMRLSYSPFAPFILFLIEWMDYSCTNTLPSYLGLFHILVFKAYVDGIPALSSKERKATQREFYAVIYPLLRQLGDEFIKLEDNKKNQCTEVLSRKRVEDRKRVSNKDLERDDECGICMENCTKMVLPNCGHALCISCFHDWNVRSQSCPFCRGSLKRVSSKDLWVLTSGNDIIDMVTLAKENLRRLYLYMEKLPFVMPETHHYVSDYMI; translated from the exons ATGTTGCAAAAACAGCCCAATAAATCTTCTTTCCAGGAATCTCTCAAAGCTCTTGAAGCTGATATACAGCATGCTAATAGCct GGCAGCTGCTCTACCAAGAGATTATGGTGGGAATTGTTATCAAATGAGATTATCTTATAGCCCTTTTGCACCTTTCATCCTGTTTTTGATTGAATGGATGGACTATAGTTGTACAAATACCCTTCCTAGTTATTTAGGCCTTTTCCACATACTTGTTTTCAAG GCATACGTTGATGGAATACCAGCTCTATCCTCCAAAGAAAGGAAAGCAACTCAAAGGGAATTTTACG CTGTTATTTACCCTTTGCTCAGACAACTTGGAGATGAGTTTATCAAATTGGAAGATAATAAGAAAAACCAATGCACAGAAGTTTTGAGCAGAAAGAGAGTTGAAGACCGAAAGAGGGTCTCTAATaaagatttagagagagatgATGAATGTGGAATATGCATGGAGAATTGCACAAAGATGGTTCTGCCCAACTGCGGGCATGCCTTATGCATAAGCTGCTTCCATGACTG GAATGTTCGTTCTCAATCTTGCCCTTTTTGCCGTGGTAGTTTAAAAAGAGTGAGTTCTAAAGATCTGTGGGTTCTCACAAGTGGCAATGATATAATTGATATGGTAACTCTTGCAAAAGAGAACTTGAGGCGTCTCTACCTCTACATGGAAAAATTACCTTTTGTAATGCCTGAGACACATCACTATGTATCTGATTACATGATCTAA
- the LOC18609658 gene encoding two-component response regulator ARR11 isoform X1 yields MVESGFSSPRHDAFPAGLRVLVVDDDPTWLKILEKMLKKCSYEVTTCGLARDALNLLRERKDGYDIVISDVNMPDMDGFKLLEHVGLEMDLPVIMMSVDGETSRVMKGVQHGACDYLLKPIRMKELRNIWQHVFRKKIHEVRDIESLEGNEGLQMTRSGSDLVDDGHLLSGEDMNSARKRKDAENKHDDRDLSDPSSTKKARVVWTVDLHQKFVKAVNQIGFDKVGPKKILDLMNVPWLTRENVASHLQKYRLYLSRLQKDSDVKNSFVGMKHSDPPSKDSTDCFGIHSSMSVIQDDVSNGTYNFSVNNSLVQNVDLNHEGDKKGITSAPVAEPKGALSIDIPDPHKAQSSQISFDHSLGSVDSGLKFALFNSTNQTRYSWSEIPEIQFKQECEPLQLENGFSQLPLPGSQHQVQTEYLQPAVSISSGPSITEKEVSSRPLYDEYRSNHVKHLSPTEAVDLFPVPSRNQTLNNQVFNPISATTSSMKNQGISLNDLEFAQRNLNGGVGVPIASLSEDLQFCWLQGECYAMNIGLQDFECIEYNDPAPIAEIPFLLYDAPRFDHEHLFDPTEYAAIDQGLFA; encoded by the exons atggtCGAAAGTGGCTTCTCTTCTCCTCGACACGACGCTTTTCCTGCCGGCCTCCGTGTTCTCGTCGTCGATGACGATCCTACATGGTTGAAGATTCTTGAAAAGATGCTCAAAAAGTGTTCCTATGAAG TAACTACGTGTGGTCTTGCACGAGATGCTCTGAACTTGCTTCGTGAAAGGAAGGATGGCTATGACATTGTAATCAGTGATGTTAACATGCCTGACATGGATGGGTTTAAACTTCTAGAACATGTTGGACTGGAAATGGACTTACCTGTCATCA TGATGTCCGTTGATGGGGAAACAAGCCGAGTCATGAAAGGCGTCCAACATGGCGCTTGTGATTACCTTCTAAAGCCTATAAGAATGAAAGAGCTTCGCAATATATGGCAGCATGTGTTCAGAAAAAAGATACATGAAGTGAGAGACATTGAAAGTCTGGAAGGCAATGAAGGTCTTCAGATGACAAGAAGTGGCTCAGATCTGGTTGATGATGGGCACTTGCTTAGTGGAGAAGATATGAACTCtgctagaaaaagaaaagatgctGAAAACAAGCATGATGATAGAGACCTCAGTGATCCTTCTTCTACAAAGAAAGCTAGAGTTGTTTGGACTGTAGACCTTCACCAAAAATTTGTCAAAGCCGTAAATCAGATTGGATTTGATA AAGTTGGTCCTAAAAAGATACTTGACTTGATGAATGTACCATGGTTgacaagagaaaatgttgCCAGCCACTTGCAG AAGTACCGCCTCTATTTGAGTCGGTTGCAGAAAGACAGTGATGTCAAAAATTCATTTGTTGGAATGAAGCATTCAGATCCACCTTCTAAAGATTCTACTGACTGTTTTGGTATCCATAGCTCAATGAGCGTGATACAAGATGATGTTTCAAATGGCACCTATAATTTTTCTGTTAATAACTCACTTGTTCAGAATGTGGATCTCAATCATGAAGGTGACAAAAAAGGAATTACTTCAGCGCCTGTGGCAGAGCCCAAAGGAGCTTTGTCTATAGATATTCCTGATCCCCATAAAGCCCAGAGTTCACAGATAAGCTTTGATCATTCCCTTGGATCAGTTGATTCAGGTCTTAAGTTTGCATTATTCAATTCTACCAACCAGACACGGTACTCCTGGAGTGAAATTCCTGAAATTCAGTTCAAACAAGAGTGTGAACCATTGCAATTAGAGAATGGCTTCAGCCAACTACCACTGCCTGGTTCACAGCATCAAGTCCAGACCGAATATTTACAACCTGCTGTATCCATTAGCTCTGGACCTTCCATAACTGAAAAAGAGGTTAGTAGCAGGCCTTTGTATGATGAGTATAGAAGCAATCATGTCAAACATTTAAGTCCAACAGAAGCAGTTGACTTGTTTCCTGTTCCAAGCAGAAACCAAACGCTAaataatcaagttttcaaCCCCATTTCTGCTACTAcatcaagcatgaaaaatcaGGGCATAAGTCTGAATGACTTGGAATTTGCACAGAGAAACCTGAATGGGGGAGTAGGAGTACCTATTGCATCTTTAAGTGAGGACTTACAGTTCTGTTGGCTTCAAGGTGAGTGTTATGCTATGAATATTGGTCTCCAGGATTTTGAGTGTATTGAGTATAACGATCCAGCACCCATTGCTGAAATTCCATTCCTCTTGTATGATGCACCAAGGTTTGACCACGAGCATCTGTTTGACCCTACTGAATATGCTGCAATAGATCAAGGGTTGTTTGCTTAG
- the LOC18609658 gene encoding two-component response regulator ORR26 isoform X2, with product MVESGFSSPRHDAFPAGLRVLVVDDDPTWLKILEKMLKKCSYEVTTCGLARDALNLLRERKDGYDIVISDVNMPDMDGFKLLEHVGLEMDLPVIMMSVDGETSRVMKGVQHGACDYLLKPIRMKELRNIWQHVFRKKIHEVRDIESLEGNEGLQMTRSGSDLVDDGHLLSGEDMNSARKRKDAENKHDDRDLSDPSSTKKARVVWTVDLHQKFVKAVNQIGFDKVGPKKILDLMNVPWLTRENVASHLQNVDLNHEGDKKGITSAPVAEPKGALSIDIPDPHKAQSSQISFDHSLGSVDSGLKFALFNSTNQTRYSWSEIPEIQFKQECEPLQLENGFSQLPLPGSQHQVQTEYLQPAVSISSGPSITEKEVSSRPLYDEYRSNHVKHLSPTEAVDLFPVPSRNQTLNNQVFNPISATTSSMKNQGISLNDLEFAQRNLNGGVGVPIASLSEDLQFCWLQGECYAMNIGLQDFECIEYNDPAPIAEIPFLLYDAPRFDHEHLFDPTEYAAIDQGLFA from the exons atggtCGAAAGTGGCTTCTCTTCTCCTCGACACGACGCTTTTCCTGCCGGCCTCCGTGTTCTCGTCGTCGATGACGATCCTACATGGTTGAAGATTCTTGAAAAGATGCTCAAAAAGTGTTCCTATGAAG TAACTACGTGTGGTCTTGCACGAGATGCTCTGAACTTGCTTCGTGAAAGGAAGGATGGCTATGACATTGTAATCAGTGATGTTAACATGCCTGACATGGATGGGTTTAAACTTCTAGAACATGTTGGACTGGAAATGGACTTACCTGTCATCA TGATGTCCGTTGATGGGGAAACAAGCCGAGTCATGAAAGGCGTCCAACATGGCGCTTGTGATTACCTTCTAAAGCCTATAAGAATGAAAGAGCTTCGCAATATATGGCAGCATGTGTTCAGAAAAAAGATACATGAAGTGAGAGACATTGAAAGTCTGGAAGGCAATGAAGGTCTTCAGATGACAAGAAGTGGCTCAGATCTGGTTGATGATGGGCACTTGCTTAGTGGAGAAGATATGAACTCtgctagaaaaagaaaagatgctGAAAACAAGCATGATGATAGAGACCTCAGTGATCCTTCTTCTACAAAGAAAGCTAGAGTTGTTTGGACTGTAGACCTTCACCAAAAATTTGTCAAAGCCGTAAATCAGATTGGATTTGATA AAGTTGGTCCTAAAAAGATACTTGACTTGATGAATGTACCATGGTTgacaagagaaaatgttgCCAGCCACTTGCAG AATGTGGATCTCAATCATGAAGGTGACAAAAAAGGAATTACTTCAGCGCCTGTGGCAGAGCCCAAAGGAGCTTTGTCTATAGATATTCCTGATCCCCATAAAGCCCAGAGTTCACAGATAAGCTTTGATCATTCCCTTGGATCAGTTGATTCAGGTCTTAAGTTTGCATTATTCAATTCTACCAACCAGACACGGTACTCCTGGAGTGAAATTCCTGAAATTCAGTTCAAACAAGAGTGTGAACCATTGCAATTAGAGAATGGCTTCAGCCAACTACCACTGCCTGGTTCACAGCATCAAGTCCAGACCGAATATTTACAACCTGCTGTATCCATTAGCTCTGGACCTTCCATAACTGAAAAAGAGGTTAGTAGCAGGCCTTTGTATGATGAGTATAGAAGCAATCATGTCAAACATTTAAGTCCAACAGAAGCAGTTGACTTGTTTCCTGTTCCAAGCAGAAACCAAACGCTAaataatcaagttttcaaCCCCATTTCTGCTACTAcatcaagcatgaaaaatcaGGGCATAAGTCTGAATGACTTGGAATTTGCACAGAGAAACCTGAATGGGGGAGTAGGAGTACCTATTGCATCTTTAAGTGAGGACTTACAGTTCTGTTGGCTTCAAGGTGAGTGTTATGCTATGAATATTGGTCTCCAGGATTTTGAGTGTATTGAGTATAACGATCCAGCACCCATTGCTGAAATTCCATTCCTCTTGTATGATGCACCAAGGTTTGACCACGAGCATCTGTTTGACCCTACTGAATATGCTGCAATAGATCAAGGGTTGTTTGCTTAG
- the LOC108660712 gene encoding uncharacterized protein LOC108660712: protein MNIFAEALENMQSYVKFLKDILNKKKKLEDFETVALTKECSVIIQNKLPPKLKDLGSFSITCTIGRFKFTKALCDLGVGVSIMPLSIAEKIGLNEIQPTTVSLQLADRTIRHPVGIIEDVLVKVGHLYILVDFIVLEMEKDQ from the coding sequence ATGAACATTTTTGCTGAAGCTTTGGAAAACATGCAAAGTTATGTCAAATTCCTGAAAGACATCTtaaataagaagaagaaactgGAAGATTTTGAAACAGTGGCACTTACTAAGGAGTGCAGCGTAATAATTCAgaacaagcttccaccaaaacTTAAAGATCTAGGGAGTTTTTCTATAACTTGTACTATTGgtagatttaaatttactaaagCTTTATGTGATTTGGGTGTAGGTGTTTCAATCATGCCTTTGTCAATTGCTGAGAAAATTGGACTTAATGAGATACAACCTACCACAGTTTCTTTGCAATTAGCAGATAGAACAATCAGGCATCCTGTTGGGATTATTGAGGATGTATTGGTTAAAGTTGGGCATCTTTACATTCTGGTGGACTTCATTGTGCTTGAAATGGAAAAAGATCAATAA